The Pelodiscus sinensis isolate JC-2024 chromosome 26, ASM4963464v1, whole genome shotgun sequence genome contains a region encoding:
- the LOC106731909 gene encoding LOW QUALITY PROTEIN: NXPE family member 2-like (The sequence of the model RefSeq protein was modified relative to this genomic sequence to represent the inferred CDS: deleted 3 bases in 2 codons) — translation MSVKTNHECKERAMCEWNGKDPNKLQYKLYLSACEHIEEHNNLLISFDCFWRAELSLSLTPLFPCKGVSALQKAWKKGYEKIALVIMIAIGMDGSRARVMERIIQIQPEKYGHPFVSFSFFFIKDDNITRGIDSLTGMKDTAIMLGLHFRPFPIDVSSGGCSVFTKHIPRLLLRSPDTKVITRAENTRQMHIDMEQFRDMHGYRKKVLPYGRFRSVCGLCIKKANSYVQSLAMKHGFQYLNIGVPDSY, via the exons ATGTCTGTAAAAACGAACCATGAGTGTAAAGAAAGAGCCATGTGCGAGTGGAATGGCAAAGATCCTAACAAATTGCAATACAAGCTATAT CTCAGCGCTTGTGAACATATTGAAGAGCATAACAAtttgttaatttcatttgattgtttttgGAGGGCAGAGTTG AGTCTCTCTCTTACTCCTCTATTCCCTTGTAAAGGTGTTTCTGCATTGCAGAAAGCATGGAAGAAAGGCTATGAAAAAATAGCTCTCGTTATCATGATTGCCATTG GAATGGATGGTTCAAGAGCAAGAGTTATGGAGAGGATCATTCAAATTCAGCCAGAGAAATATGGGCACCCCTTTGTG TCCTTCTCATTCTTTTTCATAAAAGATGACAACATCACACGTGGAATTGACAGCCTCACAGGAATGAAAGACACGGCCATAATGCTGGGCCTGCACTTTAGACCCTTCCCTATTGATGTTTCATCAGGAGGGTGCTCAGTGTTCACAAAGCACATCCCACGCCTTTTACTTAGAAGCCCAGACACAAAAGTAATCACCAGAGCAGAAAATACCAGGCAGATGCACATAGACATGGAGCAATTCAGGGACATGCACGGATAT AGGAAAAAGGTTTTACCTTATGGGAGATTTAGGAGTGTCTGTGGATTGTGTATTAAGAAAGCAAACA GTTACGTCCAATCCCTGGCAATGAAGCATGGTTTTCAGTATCTTAACATTGGTGTCCCTGATTCCTATTGA